CGGAGGCGATAACGGGAATGGCAAGGGCGTCTGAAATGGTCCGGGTCAGCTCAATATCAAAACCGTCTTTCGTTCCATCACAGTCCATGCTGGTAAGGAGAATTTCACCGGCGCCGAAGGCTTCCATCTTGCGAGCCCACTGGAGGGCGTCAATGCCTGTCGGATTTCGACCGCCGTGAGTAAAAACTTCCCATTTAGATTCAGTGCCTGACACCCTTTTTGCATCGATGGCGACGACAATGCACTGGCTGCCGAATATTTGGGAAGCCTCCTTTACAAATTCAGGGTTCCTGACGGCTGCCGTGTTAATGGAGACCTTGTCGGCGCCGGCATTGAGCAGTTCCCTGATATCTTCCACTTTTGAAATCCCGCCGCCTACGGTAAGGGGCATAAAGACGTCATTGGCGGTGCGTCTTACCACATCGAGGATAATGCCCCGTTTTTCGTGAGAGGCAGTAATATCGAGAAAGGTTAGTTCATCAGCGCCCTGCCTGTCATATTCCCTTGCTACCTGAACAGGATCTCCGGCATCTTTGAGATCGAGAAATCGGGTTCCCTTAACGACCCTGCCGTCTTTTACATCAAGGCATGGAATAATACGCT
This genomic interval from Deltaproteobacteria bacterium contains the following:
- the hisF gene encoding imidazole glycerol phosphate synthase subunit HisF encodes the protein MLTKRIIPCLDVKDGRVVKGTRFLDLKDAGDPVQVAREYDRQGADELTFLDITASHEKRGIILDVVRRTANDVFMPLTVGGGISKVEDIRELLNAGADKVSINTAAVRNPEFVKEASQIFGSQCIVVAIDAKRVSGTESKWEVFTHGGRNPTGIDALQWARKMEAFGAGEILLTSMDCDGTKDGFDIELTRTISDALAIPVIASGGVGNPEHIYDGFQRGKADAALAASIFHYGEYTVKEVKEYLKERDLPVRI